The sequence below is a genomic window from Bacteroidota bacterium.
AAGATTATTGACAAGCCGGGGCGGTGACGGTTTGGAAGGAATGCAATTGTCAGAAGCAAAACTAAAAGAAGCCAGAAGCCAGAAGCCGGAAGCCAGAATAAGTTTTTTCATTGCTTACCGAAGGTTACTTCATTTGAAAGCTCATCTTTATCGGTTTCGGAATGAGGAAAATATTTTTTCAACTCAGCTCCTGTCATCATAATTCCTTCGCAAAGCCCTTCGGTGAATCTTTTCTGCCTGAACTGTTCCAGCATTTTATCTCTTACTGAATCCCAGAATCCTTCAGGAACATTTTTGTGAATGCCTTCATCTCCTATCACGGCAAATTTTTTATCCTTGAGTGCGAGATAAAACAAAACACCGTTTCGCAAAAGGGTTTTATGCATGCCAAGTTTATGAAAGGCAAGCGTGGCACACTCCACTTCTTCGCCTTTGCACCGTCTTTCAATGTGCACGCGGATTTCTCCTGAAGTGTTTTCTTCAGCTGATTTAATAGCAGATTCTATCTGCTTCACCTGATCAGCTGAGAAAAAGTTTTTGGAAGAGAACATTTTTTATTTTGTATCGTCATTGCGAGAAGAAAAATGTCCAGTGGACATTTTGACAAGCAATCTTTCTGTGAGATTGCTTCCAACTTCGTTTCACTCGTTGTCGCAATGACGTATAATTATTTTGTATCAAACTTTACCGTTGGCGCTTTCTCCGCTCCTGCATCCGATTCAAAGTAGGCACGTTTTGCTATGCCGAACATTCCGGCCCAAAGGTTTTTTGGAAAGGTGCGGATGTAG
It includes:
- a CDS encoding TPM domain-containing protein, producing the protein MFSSKNFFSADQVKQIESAIKSAEENTSGEIRVHIERRCKGEEVECATLAFHKLGMHKTLLRNGVLFYLALKDKKFAVIGDEGIHKNVPEGFWDSVRDKMLEQFRQKRFTEGLCEGIMMTGAELKKYFPHSETDKDELSNEVTFGKQ